The DNA segment GCAAGCGTCGGTATGATCGCAAGCAGTCTGGTTATGGTGGGCAGACGAAACCCGTTTTCCACAAGAAGGTAGAAGAGATTTCACGTTAGCATTTGCTAAACTAATTCTGGTCAATAATCTTCTTTTCCTCGGTATTCATCTCATAAATTGATATTCCTCTAAAACTAGGCAAAAACTACCAAGAAGATTGTGCTAAGGTTGCAATGCCAGGGTTGCAAACATGTGTCCCAGCACCCAATCAAGGTTTGTTATGGTTCTCAATCTTCCTTTTCATCATTGTAATAGCTGATACCTGAGATTCTATGTTGACACCGGCTTTGCAGAGGTGCAAGCACTTTGAGATTGGTGGAGATAAGAAGGGAAAGGGAACTTCTCTCTTTTAAGTGGCGCATTCACGGAGatgaaattgtttatttttgtgtCGTGGTGGACTTTTTTATCAAGTGTAGCTCAACAATGTTTCTTTTGCATATTGAACAATGTATGTCTATGGCAGAATACTTGTATTTCGATTTTTAAATTGAGAATATCTATGCCTTTTTTCCACATCATTTTCAACGCTATTTGTATAAATGAGATGTGATACTGTCCTCGTTAGGGGTCAAGTGCACCTATAGCCATTCTGAGGGATTCAATTTAGAGATTAACTAGTGTTTATTTTgtcttaaaattttaaattaaaaattcgAATTTCAGGACAATGCAGAACATTTATGTCCTGAAAAATTGAACTTAAAAGCTAAAATTTTGGCTTATTCCTACATAGCAGCCTTTTAGAGTGACATGTCATTTCTACTCAAAAGTTGGAGCACAActactaaggggtcgtttggtatgaggtataagaaggtataagggtagtataaaaatttaataccacttTAATACGCTGGTTAGCAAATcaggtataagttattccggtgttaattttaacactgggataaaatcaggtataagttatttcggtgttaattttaacactgggataacttataccttatagaagatGGGGTAATTAACACTCAACTGTCattttaatacaacataccaaacaatgaataaacaacaattcCAGCATAACTTATCCTAATATaatttataccggtataaatcgtattccaaccaaatgacccctaataCTACTAATGGTTCACTAGGCGGGTGAACTATCACCGCATAGTTGTGCTCGAgtagaaatgacaccaggtagCTACTCTTAAGGGCTGTTATTTAGGAATTAGCCAATGCGTCTTGAGTTTTagttttttagtttaatttttcaAGACAAAATAAATACTGACTAATCTCTAAATTGCATCTTTGAGAATGGCTATGTGTGCGCTTGCACCTCTTCTGACTTGCTATAGAATTTCGTTGGTAAGTTTTCCAATGAAATTTCTTCTGTATGTAGAGCGATTAGACGACAAGTTGGTCAATTTGATTCTTTCTTCGAGAATTCCATGTATAAGTAGTACTCCCTCTATTTTCAATTTACTCGAACCCATTTGGagtttaaaaaagaaaaggatatatttgaaatttgtggtcttaaactataaaacttttgaaatttgttattTTAAAAATATGCAATAATATTTGTTTGTATGCAAAAAGTTTCTCATGAAGGGTGTTTCTGTAGGAAGGTTTTCAATTTTTCCATGTTTTGACTCGTTAACTGATtagcaaaaaatattttttttggaaaaatatctTTCTATTAAGAAACTGTCAAGACCCTAattcgaacccggtcgtgatggcgcctctcgtaaagacaaggccagccataccaaaacagaccacctcttttaaacagttaaataccataagtagttctaaacatgatataataaccataatttgcggaaataacgataacaacagtagaaaccatccctaCACAGCCTaaaccgaggtgtcacaagtcacgagcatctattagagtataaatacgacTACAAGGTCTGAACGTACAAAACAGGACTGATGAAAGAGAAGGGAGAAGAGCGGTGCTGCGAATgctggcagccaccttgctaaactctaaTGACTCAGCCTCCGATCAGCTCAACccccgctaccgggtgaataaatacttgcatctgcacacgaggtgcagagagtaaagtgagtactccaactcagtgagtaataaaggtaaataacaactgagcagtaaaaaatcacgtaaagcaaatCAACATGCTGTATAAAAGCGGTGTAAAACCCTTGAGAAAAacagtgaagctgtgaaatctttagaaatatcttagctcagtttaaacctcttttgaaaatggctttttcaacagttatgcaaatgaatgcaaaataattagtgcagataagcacagaaatccgcccctcgggctcaacacTCAATTTAATAGGTAATGCCAGGCAATCAGGAAGATAACACATAAAGTAACACAATCAACACGTAATGGCAGACAAatggaaataaagtaaacacatagaacagtaccagccccccgggctcactctcagaacactctcagcccctcgggcttactctgtgatcacaatgggtacccgcgctcactgggggtgtgcagactccgggaggggccaattacggcccaaacgcaatatcaagccatctcgtggcatcaaatctaggccctcggcctcatatcacttaaGCCACACCGTGTcgtataaaagtatctcaggccctcggcctcatatcactcaatatatcctcacatatggccctcagcctcactcagtccgaaaatcatcacaagcctctcgggcattagtaaaacagtagttctcagcccaaaacatcatttagaaatatcatttaagtttcaaatctgagtaatagtggctgagtttgtaaaaacagtagatatcaacaggactgagttcaagtaataattcaaaaacagtgaggaaatagtgataaaaatccctgaagggttaagatagttggcacgaagcccaattaTGGcgatcaacccaaatcatgatgataacaaataagttttagtcaaatacgcggtaaaatcatcaatcgggacggaacaagtcacaatccccaatagtaaacgaccccacgctcatcatcaagcgcgtgtctcacctcaatatagcactacgatgtgcaatccagggtttcaaaccctcagagtatcatttacaatcattactcacctcgaaccggcaaaatccctagcccgcgacgcctttgcccctcaaatcggcctccacacgcgttgaatctatcaaaaattagaacgaatacatcacaatatgctagggaaataaagcccaagcaaaaacaatcaatattGAGTATAGATCCTGAAATTActaaaacccgagccccgggcccacttctcaaaactcagaaatttttacatcattagattccttatctccttatgagttcatacatatcaaaggttcttaaatccgactccaaatggccttcaaatcccaaatcaaaagtccaatttctgaAACTTGCAATTTCTACAATTTCTGAAGTTCAAAGCTTCTAAAGTCCAACATGCCTGCAACTGAAACCTGCAATTTCTAAGTTCTCAAAACATGAAATTGATCTATTTAACCTcccgaaacatacccgaggccttcgggacctcaaccaaacctaccaatataacccataacatcattcgaacttgttccaatcatcaaaacacctcaaacaacatcaaattacccgaaactcatcgaattcaagcctaagttttctaaaatcttctgaaatacgttttcgatcaaaaacccaaccaaaccacgttcgaataacctgaaatttttcacacacatcccaaatgacataacaaagctactgcaactctcggaactccattccgactcccggatcaaaatctcacctaccaactggaaatcgccaaaatctcaacttcgccaattcaagcctagttctactccggacctcctaaaccaattccgatcacgctcctaagttataaatcacccaacgaaactaaccaaatcataaaaattccattccgagctcatataaaaataagtcaactcttggtcaaacctttcatttgagactattctttcaaattcattccgattttcctgaaaaccaaaaccaacgatctacatcagttatattacattacacggggcaagtcatgcccaagaactagcgatcaagtgcaaaagctcaaaatgaccggtcgggtcattatagAAACTTAGCTCAAAGTAATAATATAAAACAAGAAAATAGACAAGAATGTAGGGAGCAAGAGAAGAGGGATTCTTATTTCTTCCATGTATTCAAGTGTTTTCCAAGTGTGTACAATGTGGTGCcaaaaccctctatttataggattACATAGAGGTATACAAAAGAATGACATTAAACATTTGAGATCATTGAGGAAGATCATGAGGGAGGTTATGGAAGCATGCGAGTTACAACCATAAGTATTGGAGTAGTGAGAGTTATGAAGATAATGGAGAAGAGTAGTGGGAGTAACTTCTTTAGAAGTTATATACATCCActaatataattataatatttcacaacactcccccttggatgtctaTAGATAATGTggctcgttaaaaccttactaggaaaaaaaaCCCAGTGAAAAATATcctagtaaaggaaaaagagtacacatatatTGTAATACGCATtacttgctgcctcattaaaaaccttgtcagAAAACCCAGTGGGATAAAATCTTAGCTAGGGTAAAAAGAGTACAACGTGTATGTACCCCCCGATGAAAACATCACTTTATTTCTCGGAGACGAAAAATTCCAAGCTTGTATAACAACTTCTCTAATCTTGAGACCGGTAATGCCTTGGTGAATTATTccgccaaattatcacttgaatgaATTTCTTGAACATCTATTTCATCATTCTGTTGAAGATTGTGTCTGGCAAAGAATTTTGATGAAATATAGGATTTATTCTGTCTCCTTCAATGTATCCTTCTTTCAATTGAGATAAGCAAACATCAGCGTCTTCACTATTATTGGAATCTTCTCTTCGAAGAAAAGTCACACATCTGTAGTGTGTTA comes from the Nicotiana sylvestris chromosome 4, ASM39365v2, whole genome shotgun sequence genome and includes:
- the LOC104247015 gene encoding large ribosomal subunit protein eL42 encodes the protein MVNVPKTKKTYCKSKECKKHTLHKVTQYKKGKDSLAAQGKRRYDRKQSGYGGQTKPVFHKKAKTTKKIVLRLQCQGCKHVSQHPIKRCKHFEIGGDKKGKGTSLF